The following coding sequences lie in one Candidatus Binatia bacterium genomic window:
- a CDS encoding polysaccharide pyruvyl transferase family protein, with translation MKYRVALSGSYGGMNLGDEAILEVVLRELRAVCDVDVVVFSHNAKDTEQRHKVRAVPIRELHKDEVLEELRKLDLFVLGGGGILYDEVSESFLRDVIWAKELDIPVMIYAISAGPIKTPEAKQLVNQVLNKVDRITVREGEAKRILHDLGVNQEIEITADPALLLKPQNFTKEMLKKEGINPDNPLVGFSVREPGPAAPDLNIEQYHAMLANAADYMVERFDAQVLFVPMEGGENKDPQHSHAVISKMANTKRAGVLKGEYSAGEVLGLMKHMSFAVGMRLHFLIFAGIQKVPFVPLPYASKVSGFLSDLEMPMPPMTALNIGKLCAFLDRSWDLRHQIKRQLEEKVPPLQERAKRTNQILCDLLRSIKPEQTVSIGEGKQNAVGNKQ, from the coding sequence ATGAAATATCGGGTGGCGCTTTCCGGATCTTACGGCGGCATGAATCTCGGCGACGAGGCGATTCTCGAAGTGGTCTTGAGAGAACTGCGCGCGGTGTGCGACGTCGACGTCGTCGTATTTTCGCACAATGCCAAAGACACGGAGCAACGGCACAAAGTCCGCGCCGTGCCCATTCGGGAACTGCATAAAGACGAAGTGCTCGAAGAGCTCAGAAAGCTCGATCTCTTCGTCCTCGGCGGCGGCGGGATTCTGTACGACGAAGTCAGCGAAAGCTTTCTGCGCGACGTGATCTGGGCCAAAGAGCTGGATATCCCGGTGATGATCTACGCCATCAGCGCCGGTCCGATCAAAACGCCCGAAGCCAAGCAGCTCGTCAATCAGGTGCTCAACAAAGTCGATCGGATCACCGTCCGCGAAGGCGAAGCGAAACGAATTCTCCACGACCTGGGAGTGAATCAGGAGATCGAGATCACCGCCGATCCCGCGCTTCTGCTCAAGCCGCAAAATTTCACCAAGGAGATGTTGAAGAAAGAGGGCATCAACCCGGACAACCCGCTGGTGGGATTTTCCGTGCGCGAGCCGGGCCCCGCGGCGCCCGATCTCAACATCGAGCAGTACCACGCGATGCTGGCGAACGCGGCGGACTACATGGTGGAGCGGTTCGACGCCCAGGTGCTGTTCGTTCCGATGGAGGGAGGCGAAAATAAAGATCCGCAGCACTCCCACGCCGTCATCTCCAAGATGGCGAACACCAAGCGGGCGGGCGTTCTCAAGGGAGAATACAGCGCGGGAGAGGTCCTAGGGCTGATGAAGCACATGTCGTTCGCCGTGGGCATGCGCCTCCACTTCCTGATCTTCGCCGGGATTCAGAAGGTCCCGTTCGTGCCGCTCCCTTACGCGTCGAAAGTCTCCGGCTTTTTGTCGGACCTGGAGATGCCGATGCCCCCGATGACGGCGCTCAATATCGGGAAGCTCTGCGCCTTTCTCGATCGCTCGTGGGACTTGCGGCACCAGATCAAGAGACAACTCGAAGAGAAAGTTCCTCCGCTGCAAGAACGCGCCAAAAGGACGAATCAGATTCTCTGCGACCTGTTGCGCTCCATCAAGCCGGAGCAGACTGTTTCGATAGGAGAGGGTAAGCAGAACGCAGTAGGCAATAAGCAGTAA
- a CDS encoding FAD-dependent oxidoreductase → MPPLVKPLTPQSISLPPRAAQLAADTDVLVVGGGPAGLGAALGAASAGARVILAERYGFLGGNATAALVMPLMSFHTQRPRAEKEGATDLYPTDHGRGEPVIAGALTKLLDRLVKAGGAIAPSMKTGYTVPFDPEIFKLVALDLLDEAGVWFLFHAFASDVLGDHGVKGVVFETKSGPIVIRARVIVDCTGDGDVAARAGAPYEVGREDDGLVQPMTLMFRITEFERAAFDAYVKQHPEEWRGVHGLWDLIRKATAEGKLQLPREDMLFFATPHEREVSVNSTRVNKVLGTDVWDWSRAEWESRRQMREIAAFLRKYVPGFEKTYVVQSGVHVGVRETRRILGDYELQAADILQARKFPDVIARSSYPVDIHNPEGTGTLLQRLPPGEAYDIPLRCLLPQKIDGLLVAGRCISGTHEALSSYRVMPVSMATGQAAGACAALAVRQEKPPRAVPVSDVQQELIRQGANLRDIGR, encoded by the coding sequence ATGCCGCCGCTGGTCAAGCCTTTAACTCCCCAATCCATCAGCCTGCCGCCGCGCGCCGCGCAGTTGGCTGCCGATACGGACGTTCTCGTCGTCGGCGGCGGGCCGGCCGGCCTCGGCGCGGCGCTCGGCGCCGCAAGCGCCGGCGCGCGCGTTATTCTAGCCGAACGCTACGGTTTTCTCGGCGGCAACGCGACCGCCGCGCTCGTCATGCCGCTGATGTCGTTTCACACGCAGAGGCCCCGAGCGGAAAAAGAAGGAGCGACCGATCTCTACCCGACCGATCACGGGCGCGGCGAGCCGGTGATCGCCGGCGCGCTCACGAAGCTCCTCGACCGTCTGGTCAAAGCCGGCGGCGCCATCGCGCCGTCCATGAAGACCGGCTACACCGTGCCGTTCGACCCCGAAATATTCAAGCTTGTCGCCCTCGATCTCCTGGACGAAGCCGGAGTGTGGTTTTTATTCCATGCGTTCGCGAGCGATGTGCTTGGCGATCACGGCGTCAAAGGCGTCGTCTTCGAGACCAAATCGGGTCCGATCGTCATTCGCGCGCGCGTCATCGTCGACTGCACCGGCGACGGCGACGTCGCGGCGCGCGCCGGCGCGCCTTACGAGGTCGGCAGGGAGGACGACGGCCTGGTGCAGCCGATGACGTTGATGTTCCGGATCACCGAATTCGAGCGCGCGGCGTTCGACGCCTACGTCAAGCAGCATCCCGAAGAGTGGCGCGGCGTGCACGGCCTTTGGGATCTGATCCGCAAGGCCACGGCCGAGGGCAAGCTCCAATTGCCGCGCGAGGACATGCTTTTTTTCGCCACGCCGCACGAGCGCGAAGTCAGCGTCAACAGCACGCGCGTGAACAAAGTCCTGGGCACCGACGTATGGGACTGGTCGCGCGCGGAGTGGGAGAGCCGGCGCCAGATGCGCGAGATCGCCGCTTTTCTCAGAAAGTACGTTCCCGGTTTCGAGAAAACCTACGTCGTCCAGAGCGGCGTCCACGTCGGCGTGCGCGAGACGAGAAGAATTTTGGGCGACTACGAGCTTCAAGCGGCCGACATTTTACAGGCGCGAAAATTTCCCGACGTGATCGCCCGCAGCAGCTATCCGGTGGACATCCACAATCCCGAAGGGACGGGTACGCTGCTGCAACGGCTGCCGCCGGGAGAGGCGTACGACATTCCGCTGCGCTGCCTGTTGCCGCAAAAGATAGACGGCCTCCTCGTCGCGGGCCGCTGCATCTCCGGCACGCACGAGGCGTTGTCTTCCTACCGCGTCATGCCGGTGTCGATGGCGACGGGGCAGGCGGCGGGCGCGTGCGCCGCGCTCGCTGTGCGTCAGGAAAAACCGCCGCGCGCCGTGCCGGTGAGCGACGTGCAGCAGGAACTTATTCGACAAGGCGCCAACCTGCGGGACATAGGCCGGTGA
- a CDS encoding ABC transporter ATP-binding protein has translation MAQTLLSLCDIEVRHGESAVLRLSRLDVHSGEILAIIGPNGAGKSTLLRVMGLLQQPSAGQIYFLGEEVGRDNALTVRRRMASVFQEPLLLNASVYENAALGLRLRGLGRAEIRERLKPWLERLRIAHLASRRVRTLSGGELQRTSLTRALALDPELLLLDEPFSALDPPTRESLLIDLREILQQTGVTTVLVTHDRHEAFMLGSRVGVLRDGKLLQVGPSLEVFTRPLDESVAEVVGADTRIPALVESSDNGVARIRFDGGVAEATGAFDAGARVILCLRPEDIILSRETGTGRDAERANRLRVKVLKIIPSTLHYRLALQCGGSQLTALVARSALIALGVSEGDELVASFNPSSVHLIAQR, from the coding sequence GTGGCCCAAACCCTCCTAAGCCTCTGCGACATCGAGGTCCGGCATGGGGAGTCCGCCGTTCTCCGGCTCTCCCGCCTCGACGTTCACAGCGGCGAGATCCTGGCGATCATCGGGCCGAACGGCGCGGGAAAATCGACCTTGCTCCGGGTGATGGGCCTCTTGCAGCAGCCGTCCGCGGGCCAAATCTACTTTCTGGGCGAAGAGGTCGGCCGCGACAACGCGCTGACCGTGCGGCGGCGCATGGCGAGCGTGTTTCAGGAGCCTCTGCTCTTGAACGCCTCCGTCTATGAAAATGCGGCGCTCGGATTGAGACTGCGCGGTCTCGGCCGGGCAGAAATCCGTGAGCGGCTGAAACCCTGGCTTGAGCGGCTACGCATCGCTCATCTCGCGTCCCGCCGGGTGCGCACTCTCTCCGGCGGCGAATTGCAGCGGACCAGTCTCACGCGGGCGCTCGCTCTCGACCCGGAGCTGCTGCTTCTCGATGAGCCGTTCTCCGCCCTCGACCCGCCCACACGCGAGTCCCTGCTGATCGATTTGCGCGAGATCCTGCAACAGACCGGAGTAACGACGGTGCTTGTCACTCACGACCGTCACGAGGCGTTCATGCTCGGAAGCCGGGTCGGCGTCTTGCGCGACGGGAAGCTGCTTCAAGTGGGGCCGAGCCTCGAAGTCTTCACGCGCCCGCTCGACGAGAGCGTCGCGGAAGTCGTCGGCGCGGATACGCGAATTCCCGCGCTGGTCGAGAGCAGCGATAATGGCGTGGCGAGAATCCGGTTCGACGGCGGCGTCGCCGAAGCGACGGGCGCCTTCGATGCCGGCGCGCGGGTGATTCTATGCCTCAGGCCGGAAGATATTATCTTGAGTCGAGAGACTGGCACGGGGCGCGATGCGGAAAGAGCGAACCGTTTACGCGTGAAGGTATTAAAAATCATCCCCTCGACGCTCCATTATCGTCTGGCGCTCCAGTGCGGCGGCAGCCAATTGACGGCGCTCGTCGCGCGGAGCGCGCTCATCGCCCTCGGCGTCAGCGAAGGCGACGAACTCGTCGCATCCTTTAATCCCTCGTCCGTCCACCTCATCGCTCAAAGATAA
- a CDS encoding ABC transporter permease codes for MALIWDGIVTAFSLVFGGDAEVWSITWLSLRVSGTATMISLVLGIPLGILLAMTRFPGRSLAVALVNTGMGLPPVVVGLFVSIFLWRSGPLGFLDLIYSPSAIVIAQVVIAFPIVAGLTLTSFQTLNPNLGLQLLGIGASRPQLLWLLCKEARLPLLAAVMAGFGGVISEVGASMMVGGNIRGQTRVLTTATVLESGKGNFALAIALGLILLALSFAVNFLLTHIQQREQIRWPKPS; via the coding sequence ATGGCGCTTATCTGGGACGGCATCGTCACGGCGTTTTCGCTGGTCTTCGGCGGCGACGCCGAAGTCTGGTCGATCACCTGGCTCTCGCTCAGAGTCTCGGGAACGGCGACGATGATCTCGCTCGTCCTCGGCATCCCGCTGGGAATTCTCTTGGCGATGACGCGCTTTCCCGGGCGCTCGCTCGCGGTCGCCCTAGTCAACACCGGCATGGGGCTGCCCCCGGTCGTCGTCGGCCTCTTCGTTTCGATTTTTCTCTGGCGCAGCGGGCCGCTCGGATTTCTCGATCTCATTTATTCGCCGTCGGCGATCGTCATCGCGCAGGTCGTGATCGCATTTCCCATCGTGGCGGGTCTCACCCTCACGAGCTTCCAGACGTTGAACCCGAACCTGGGCCTGCAGCTCCTCGGCATCGGCGCTTCGAGGCCCCAGCTCCTCTGGCTCTTGTGCAAGGAGGCGCGGCTGCCGCTGCTCGCGGCGGTCATGGCCGGCTTCGGCGGCGTGATTTCGGAAGTCGGCGCGTCGATGATGGTCGGCGGCAACATTCGCGGCCAGACGCGCGTGCTCACGACCGCCACCGTTTTGGAATCGGGCAAGGGAAATTTCGCCCTCGCCATCGCCCTGGGGCTCATCCTGCTCGCTCTCAGCTTCGCGGTGAATTTCCTGCTGACGCACATCCAGCAACGGGAGCAGATCCGGTGGCCCAAACCCTCCTAA
- a CDS encoding substrate-binding domain-containing protein has translation MRTKIVLHWLIAPIAALLVFSLVRAGEAPQRNVILSTTTSTQDTGLLDVLVPLFEKQTGYSVKTISVGTGQALALAAKGDADVALVHAPSLEKQYVADGKLQNRRLVMYNDFVIVGPKEDPARVASVKKAVDALKLIDKAGARFVSRGDNSGTHILEKTLWKQAGIDAKGAWYIESGQGMGATLGIANERNAYTLADRATYLAFTKRIALAVLLEGDKPLLNVYSVMEVNPANGPRINAAGGKAFADFMVAPATQAVIKSFGREKYGRPLFVPVAGMKEEELGE, from the coding sequence ATGCGAACGAAGATCGTGCTTCATTGGCTGATCGCGCCGATCGCCGCTCTTTTGGTCTTCTCCCTCGTCCGGGCCGGCGAAGCGCCGCAGAGAAACGTGATTCTCTCGACCACGACGAGCACGCAGGACACCGGGCTGCTCGACGTGCTGGTGCCTCTTTTCGAGAAGCAGACGGGCTATTCGGTCAAGACGATCTCGGTCGGAACGGGCCAGGCGTTGGCTCTGGCCGCCAAAGGCGACGCCGACGTGGCCCTCGTCCACGCGCCGAGCCTGGAGAAACAATACGTGGCCGACGGAAAACTTCAGAACCGCCGCCTCGTCATGTACAACGACTTCGTCATCGTCGGGCCGAAGGAAGATCCGGCGCGCGTGGCATCCGTTAAGAAGGCCGTAGATGCTTTGAAGCTGATCGATAAAGCCGGCGCGCGCTTCGTCTCGCGCGGCGACAATTCCGGGACGCACATTCTTGAGAAGACGCTGTGGAAGCAAGCGGGGATCGACGCCAAGGGCGCGTGGTACATCGAATCCGGCCAGGGCATGGGCGCGACGCTCGGCATCGCCAACGAGCGCAACGCCTATACGCTCGCCGACCGCGCGACCTATCTCGCCTTCACGAAACGGATTGCGCTGGCCGTGCTTCTCGAAGGCGACAAGCCGCTGCTCAACGTCTACTCGGTGATGGAGGTCAATCCGGCCAACGGCCCGCGCATCAACGCCGCTGGAGGAAAGGCCTTCGCCGATTTCATGGTCGCGCCCGCGACTCAGGCGGTCATCAAAAGCTTCGGCCGGGAAAAGTACGGCCGGCCTCTGTTCGTGCCGGTCGCCGGGATGAAGGAAGAAGAGCTGGGAGAATAG
- a CDS encoding MFS transporter, giving the protein MMDARINHLLLTTALLGTFFSGTATRIFHISMPTVAASLETDLIGISWALLAYQLSNIGLSIIFGRIADLWDRGKVFALGFAVLALASLLCGLSQTVLQLIVFRFVQGVGGAMIQSSSRALAAEAVPEDLGGRAQGYMTTAHHSGFLLGPSLGGLMIDYLSWRWTFFFLVPLGLFGALLTLGNLKHRQAPPRTRHPVDYAGAALLFATTTTLVLILDRRTLTVMGAEAKLASAFLFLSCLIGFLIHESRTKSPFVNFAMFKIRVFSFSAVSLLLVATCYSVIFFLLPFYLQDVLHLSPSFIGLLFMAPSITTVALAPVSGYLADRLGPRLPATLGGLCMLLALLLGGFLQADSHWLFPTFIVAFGAMTNGLFNPANSTAMITLSPDEHRGFASALNHVVSGLGNIFGVALGGLLMTAAFEHYTGLHGVAPTAKEPAAFVAALATTFLAAAGLSLVAVFTSAARGGGKRREALAVES; this is encoded by the coding sequence ATGATGGACGCGCGCATCAACCACCTGCTTCTCACCACGGCGCTCCTGGGAACTTTTTTTTCCGGAACCGCGACGAGGATCTTCCACATATCCATGCCGACCGTGGCGGCGAGCTTGGAAACGGATTTGATCGGGATCTCGTGGGCGCTGCTCGCGTACCAGCTCTCGAATATCGGCCTCTCGATCATCTTCGGCCGCATCGCCGATCTCTGGGACAGAGGGAAGGTCTTCGCCCTGGGATTCGCGGTGCTGGCGCTGGCGTCGCTCCTCTGCGGTCTGTCCCAGACCGTGTTGCAGTTGATCGTGTTCCGCTTTGTTCAGGGAGTCGGCGGCGCCATGATCCAGTCCTCCAGCCGCGCGCTCGCCGCCGAGGCCGTGCCCGAAGACCTCGGCGGCAGGGCGCAAGGCTACATGACCACCGCCCATCACTCGGGGTTTCTGCTCGGTCCGAGCCTCGGCGGGCTGATGATCGACTATTTGAGCTGGCGCTGGACCTTTTTTTTCCTCGTTCCGCTCGGCTTGTTCGGCGCGCTGCTGACGTTGGGAAATTTAAAACACCGGCAGGCTCCGCCGCGCACGCGCCACCCGGTCGACTACGCCGGCGCCGCCCTGTTGTTTGCAACGACGACCACGCTGGTCTTGATCCTCGACCGGCGCACGCTCACGGTGATGGGCGCGGAGGCCAAGCTCGCATCCGCGTTCCTTTTCCTGAGCTGCCTCATCGGATTTCTCATTCACGAATCCAGAACCAAGAGCCCGTTCGTCAACTTCGCGATGTTCAAAATCCGCGTCTTCAGCTTCAGCGCCGTGAGCCTCCTGCTCGTCGCCACGTGCTACAGCGTGATTTTCTTCCTGCTCCCCTTTTACCTTCAAGACGTGCTCCATCTTTCGCCGTCGTTTATCGGCCTCTTGTTCATGGCGCCGTCGATCACGACGGTCGCGCTGGCGCCGGTGAGCGGCTATCTCGCCGACCGGCTCGGACCGCGCCTGCCGGCGACGCTCGGCGGCCTCTGCATGCTCCTCGCCTTGTTGCTCGGGGGCTTTTTGCAGGCGGATTCCCACTGGCTCTTCCCCACTTTCATCGTCGCCTTCGGCGCCATGACCAACGGGCTTTTCAATCCGGCCAATTCCACGGCGATGATCACGCTGTCGCCGGACGAGCACCGGGGCTTCGCCTCGGCGCTCAATCACGTGGTCTCCGGTCTGGGAAATATATTCGGCGTCGCCCTCGGCGGACTCTTGATGACGGCGGCCTTCGAGCATTATACGGGGCTTCACGGAGTCGCGCCGACGGCGAAGGAGCCCGCGGCGTTCGTCGCCGCGCTCGCGACGACTTTCCTCGCCGCCGCCGGATTGAGTCTCGTCGCCGTCTTCACGTCGGCGGCGCGCGGCGGCGGGAAGCGCCGCGAGGCGCTCGCGGTGGAATCATGA
- the murJ gene encoding murein biosynthesis integral membrane protein MurJ, with translation MAPSEPAGARAPEPPHSSVALNAGIVSAAIMASRVLGLVRDQVFAALFGAGLQYDAFLTAFRIPNLLRDLFAEGALSAAFVTTFSQTLATRGETEAFRLASRVVTAMMLILGVICLAGWIVAPSIVHLLAPGFFEVPGKADLTIRLTRIMIPFLLFIALAAQAMGILNARHRFGVPALASAFFNVGSIVGGLFFGFVLGPLIGFGAIEGMAYGTLLGGLLQFAVQWPSLRRVGYRYRPMLDFTDPGVRQVLRLMGPAVIGAAAVEVNVFVNSNFASTIVDPATGMIGNGPVSWLNYAFRFVQFPIGAFGVALSTATLPLISAAAARKNIPEFRRTLAHSLTLVFLLCIPSAAGLAILGQPIVGLIFEHGKFTSFDTVETARALAAYSIGLAGYAAVRVLAPAFYALDDSRTPMLVSLFSIAVNYAVNALLVGPFGHVGLALSTSTVALANFTLLLVLMRRKIGRIEGRRLVRSLAKIGLAAALMAAAAWLVSRLVAAEPSLDGFALYLAQVLAAIAAALAVFYTSCRLLRVEELDEAVNAVAGRFMRLTRRGR, from the coding sequence ATGGCACCGTCCGAACCCGCGGGCGCGCGAGCGCCCGAGCCGCCGCACTCGAGCGTCGCGCTGAACGCCGGCATCGTGAGCGCGGCGATCATGGCGAGCCGCGTGCTCGGCCTCGTCCGCGACCAGGTCTTTGCCGCGCTGTTCGGCGCCGGCTTGCAGTACGACGCGTTTCTCACGGCGTTTCGCATACCCAATCTGCTCCGCGACCTCTTCGCCGAAGGCGCGCTATCGGCGGCCTTCGTGACGACCTTTTCCCAGACGCTCGCGACCCGGGGCGAAACGGAGGCGTTCCGCCTGGCGAGCCGGGTCGTGACCGCGATGATGCTCATTTTGGGCGTGATTTGCCTCGCCGGCTGGATCGTCGCGCCGTCGATCGTCCATCTCCTGGCGCCGGGCTTCTTCGAAGTGCCGGGCAAAGCGGACCTGACGATTCGTCTAACGCGGATCATGATTCCGTTTTTGCTGTTTATCGCGCTGGCGGCGCAGGCGATGGGAATTTTGAACGCGCGCCATCGCTTCGGCGTGCCGGCGTTGGCTTCGGCCTTTTTCAACGTCGGGTCGATCGTCGGCGGCCTGTTCTTCGGATTTGTCTTGGGTCCTCTCATCGGCTTCGGCGCGATCGAAGGCATGGCCTACGGCACTCTGCTCGGCGGCTTGTTGCAGTTCGCGGTGCAATGGCCGAGCCTCCGGCGCGTCGGCTACCGCTACCGGCCGATGCTCGACTTCACGGACCCGGGCGTGCGTCAAGTCCTGCGCCTGATGGGGCCCGCGGTGATCGGCGCGGCGGCGGTCGAGGTCAATGTTTTTGTCAACAGCAACTTCGCCTCGACGATCGTCGATCCGGCGACCGGCATGATCGGCAACGGCCCGGTGTCGTGGCTGAACTACGCCTTTCGCTTCGTGCAGTTTCCCATCGGCGCCTTCGGCGTGGCGCTCTCGACGGCCACGCTCCCTTTGATCTCGGCCGCCGCCGCGCGTAAAAACATCCCTGAATTTCGCCGCACGCTGGCGCACTCGCTTACCCTCGTGTTTCTGCTCTGCATCCCGTCCGCCGCCGGGTTGGCGATCTTGGGACAGCCGATCGTCGGCCTCATCTTCGAGCACGGGAAATTCACTTCGTTCGATACCGTCGAGACGGCGCGTGCGCTCGCCGCCTATTCCATCGGCCTCGCCGGCTACGCCGCGGTCAGGGTGCTGGCGCCGGCATTTTACGCGCTCGACGATTCGCGCACGCCGATGCTCGTGAGCCTGTTCTCGATCGCGGTGAATTACGCCGTGAACGCTCTGCTCGTCGGACCGTTCGGTCACGTCGGGTTGGCGCTCTCCACCTCCACCGTGGCGCTGGCGAATTTTACTCTGTTGCTCGTCTTGATGCGGCGGAAGATCGGCCGCATCGAAGGCCGCCGTCTGGTCCGGAGCCTGGCGAAGATCGGCCTCGCCGCGGCGCTGATGGCCGCGGCCGCGTGGCTCGTAAGCCGGCTCGTCGCGGCTGAACCATCGCTGGACGGCTTTGCGCTCTATCTGGCCCAGGTGCTCGCCGCCATCGCGGCGGCGCTGGCGGTTTTTTACACGTCTTGCCGGCTTCTCCGGGTCGAAGAGCTCGATGAGGCCGTGAACGCCGTCGCCGGGCGGTTTATGCGGCTTACGCGGCGCGGACGGTAG
- a CDS encoding DUF933 domain-containing protein, protein MKVGLIGRQDSGKTTIFNALTGLNAGLAQGEKTESHVGVTKVPDARVDRLSAIFQPRKTTYAEIRFTDFPAAQSQEKLKANAALLAQMRDVDAMALVLGAFAGLSDPMKELRDLLAEMILADLAVVENRLARLKKEKGKEREGDLLARCLKTLESEASLRSLGFTPDEETLLAGFGFLSRKAVIALFNVGEDGAGTELPDAYQTELQKLQIPGLVLSAKVEMEVAQLDEKDRQAFLNELGIREPARDRFIRASYGLLDLISFFTTGEDEVKAWTIKQGTSARKAAGKIHSDIERGFIRAEVAAYDDFIRYGSEAKCREAGRLRLEGKDYPVQDGDIIHFRFNV, encoded by the coding sequence ATGAAGGTAGGCTTGATCGGCCGGCAAGATTCCGGCAAGACGACGATCTTTAACGCGCTCACCGGGCTCAACGCCGGACTCGCCCAGGGAGAAAAAACCGAAAGCCACGTCGGCGTCACCAAAGTGCCCGACGCGCGCGTCGACCGCCTGTCGGCGATCTTCCAGCCCCGGAAGACGACCTACGCCGAGATCCGCTTCACCGATTTTCCGGCGGCGCAGAGCCAGGAGAAACTCAAAGCGAACGCGGCCCTGCTGGCGCAGATGAGGGACGTGGACGCAATGGCGCTGGTGCTCGGCGCTTTCGCCGGCTTGTCCGATCCGATGAAAGAGCTGCGCGATCTGCTGGCCGAGATGATTCTGGCGGATTTGGCCGTGGTGGAGAACCGGCTCGCGCGGCTCAAAAAAGAAAAGGGCAAGGAGCGCGAGGGCGACCTGCTGGCGCGCTGCTTGAAGACGCTCGAAAGCGAGGCGAGCCTGAGAAGCCTCGGCTTCACTCCCGACGAAGAGACGCTGCTGGCCGGATTCGGCTTTCTCAGCCGCAAGGCCGTGATCGCGCTTTTCAACGTCGGCGAGGATGGCGCGGGAACGGAGCTACCCGACGCGTATCAGACGGAGCTACAGAAGCTGCAAATCCCGGGGCTCGTTCTCTCGGCAAAGGTCGAGATGGAGGTGGCCCAGCTCGACGAGAAGGACCGGCAGGCGTTCTTAAATGAGCTGGGCATCCGCGAGCCGGCGCGCGATCGCTTCATCCGCGCTTCCTACGGGCTCCTCGATCTCATCAGTTTTTTCACCACCGGCGAAGACGAGGTCAAGGCGTGGACGATCAAGCAGGGAACTTCGGCGCGGAAGGCGGCGGGAAAGATCCACAGCGACATCGAGCGCGGCTTCATCCGCGCCGAGGTGGCGGCCTACGACGACTTCATCCGCTACGGCAGCGAGGCCAAATGCCGCGAGGCGGGAAGGCTCCGCCTCGAAGGCAAGGACTATCCCGTTCAAGACGGCGACATTATCCACTTCCGCTTCAACGTCTGA
- a CDS encoding response regulator: MEANGQMVLVVEDELPMLNLLKKILEDAGYRVLTAKDGIEAIDVYSRHQSEVQLVLCDMALPKLGGWTVFLALRERNPNVKMILTSGYLDPKVRSDMVKGGVRDFIPKPYVAETIVKSVRQALGE, encoded by the coding sequence ATGGAAGCCAACGGACAGATGGTTCTCGTCGTGGAGGATGAGCTCCCGATGCTGAACCTGCTCAAAAAAATTCTCGAGGACGCGGGTTATCGAGTCCTCACGGCCAAGGACGGCATCGAGGCGATCGACGTCTATAGCCGCCATCAAAGTGAAGTGCAGCTCGTTCTGTGCGATATGGCCCTGCCGAAGCTCGGCGGCTGGACGGTCTTTCTCGCCCTGAGAGAGCGCAATCCCAACGTCAAGATGATTCTTACCAGCGGGTATCTCGATCCCAAAGTCAGATCCGATATGGTGAAAGGCGGGGTCAGAGACTTTATCCCCAAGCCCTACGTCGCGGAAACAATCGTGAAGAGCGTTCGCCAGGCGCTGGGAGAATAG
- a CDS encoding histidine kinase dimerization/phospho-acceptor domain-containing protein → MQSELSQQILDLQAGDHLDGEAAALARQAQKMESIGTLAGGIAHDFNNILNIIQGCSALIASHAGENGEIADSLNVINEAIKRGAGVVQQLLTLARKSDSVPETTDVNAVVGGLVELVKGTFPKNSEATMELSPELPPPMAEDSSAPAIEEKDNSAVSVRG, encoded by the coding sequence ATGCAATCCGAATTGTCACAGCAGATCCTGGATTTACAGGCCGGCGACCATCTCGACGGCGAAGCGGCTGCCCTTGCCCGTCAGGCGCAGAAGATGGAGAGCATCGGAACGCTCGCGGGTGGCATCGCGCACGACTTCAACAATATTTTGAACATCATCCAGGGGTGCTCCGCTCTGATCGCCAGCCACGCGGGCGAAAACGGCGAGATCGCCGATAGCCTGAACGTCATCAACGAGGCGATCAAGCGCGGCGCCGGCGTCGTACAACAGCTCCTCACGCTCGCGCGGAAAAGCGATTCCGTGCCGGAGACAACCGACGTCAATGCGGTGGTCGGGGGGCTCGTGGAACTGGTCAAAGGAACTTTTCCGAAGAACAGCGAAGCGACGATGGAGCTAAGCCCCGAACTGCCTCCGCCGATGGCCGAGGATTCAAGCGCTCCGGCTATCGAAGAGAAAGATAATTCCGCGGTGTCCGTCAGGGGGTAA